In one window of Saprospiraceae bacterium DNA:
- a CDS encoding 30S ribosomal protein S20 — MANHQSALKRIRQNIVRRIANRYFKKTTRTAIKKLRDMQSKAEASKFLPRVVSMVDKLAKNNTWHKNKAANIKSSLMGHVSHLK, encoded by the coding sequence ATGGCAAATCACCAGTCGGCATTAAAGAGAATTCGACAAAATATCGTAAGAAGGATAGCAAATCGCTATTTCAAGAAGACAACCCGTACTGCAATCAAGAAGTTGAGAGATATGCAGTCCAAGGCGGAAGCCAGTAAATTCTTACCCAGGGTTGTAAGTATGGTTGATAAACTGGCGAAAAACAATACCTGGCATAAAAACAAGGCTGCAAACATTAAAAGTAGCCTTATGGGACATGTCAGTCATTTAAAATAA
- a CDS encoding glycosyltransferase family 2 protein: MYNQKKVVVVLPAYNAALTLQKTLAEIPMNLVDELILCDDASHDGTFELAKKLDIHHCIRHEKNLGYGGNQKTLYNKALELGADIIIMLHPDYQYTPKLIPSMINLIGDELYPVVLGSRILGKGALKGGMPYYKYIFNRMLTLFENWMVDYKLSEYHTGYRAFSRAVLENIQFNLNSDDFVFDNQMLSQIIYKKYAIAEISCPTKYFEEASSINFSRSVTYGLGVLKVSFQHFLQRKGIARFKMYS, encoded by the coding sequence ATGTACAATCAAAAAAAAGTTGTTGTAGTCCTGCCTGCATACAATGCAGCGCTGACTCTTCAAAAGACTTTGGCGGAAATCCCGATGAATCTTGTCGATGAACTCATTCTATGCGATGATGCCAGTCATGATGGAACTTTCGAGCTTGCAAAAAAACTGGACATTCATCATTGCATCCGGCATGAAAAAAATCTAGGCTATGGAGGCAATCAAAAAACTTTATACAATAAAGCGCTTGAACTTGGCGCTGATATCATCATTATGTTGCATCCCGATTACCAATACACTCCAAAACTGATTCCCAGCATGATTAATCTCATTGGCGATGAACTTTACCCCGTTGTTTTAGGTTCACGGATACTTGGAAAGGGAGCTTTAAAAGGGGGTATGCCTTATTATAAATATATTTTTAACAGGATGCTTACCCTATTCGAAAATTGGATGGTCGATTACAAACTTTCAGAATATCACACCGGGTACAGAGCTTTTTCCAGAGCCGTTTTGGAAAATATTCAATTCAATTTAAACTCAGATGATTTCGTTTTTGATAACCAAATGTTATCTCAGATTATTTATAAAAAATACGCTATTGCTGAAATCAGTTGTCCAACAAAATATTTTGAAGAAGCATCGTCCATCAATTTCAGCAGAAGTGTGACTTATGGTCTGGGAGTCCTTAAAGTGAGTTTTCAACATTTCTTACAAAGAAAAGGAATTGCCCGGTTTAAAATGTACAGTTAA
- a CDS encoding class I SAM-dependent methyltransferase — protein MHSHTGFLTLESLAKAGRFNRWMYDSIHPWVQSPVLEIGSGIGNISSCLLEEHTDVSLSEFDQTYINTLQKRFQGHPGLKAIMELDLVHPDFDTWYHPLLGRYNSLVATNVLEHICQDEEAIVNALKLLKPGGHFVMLVPAIPALYNRLDSHLGHCRRYRMKEIVSKFRGQNGSIQSVSYFNKTGTLAWLVSGTLLNSKYIKPWQVNLFDKMVPFSKYLETILPLKFGLSILVVFRK, from the coding sequence TTGCATTCCCATACTGGTTTTCTCACTCTTGAATCTTTGGCCAAAGCCGGCCGATTTAATCGGTGGATGTATGATTCCATACACCCATGGGTACAATCCCCTGTGCTTGAAATTGGAAGTGGAATCGGCAATATTTCATCCTGCCTGCTCGAAGAACATACGGATGTTAGCCTTTCCGAATTTGACCAGACTTATATAAACACCTTACAAAAAAGATTTCAGGGACATCCTGGCCTCAAAGCCATCATGGAACTGGATTTGGTTCACCCCGATTTTGATACATGGTACCATCCTCTTTTAGGTCGATACAATTCATTGGTTGCAACCAATGTGCTTGAACACATTTGTCAAGATGAGGAAGCCATTGTCAATGCATTGAAATTATTAAAGCCGGGCGGACATTTCGTCATGTTGGTACCTGCTATTCCTGCTTTATACAACCGGCTAGACAGCCACTTGGGGCATTGCAGAAGATATAGAATGAAGGAAATTGTTTCCAAATTTAGGGGCCAGAATGGAAGCATTCAGAGTGTAAGCTATTTTAATAAAACCGGAACTTTGGCCTGGCTGGTCTCCGGCACTTTATTGAATAGTAAATACATTAAACCCTGGCAGGTAAATTTATTCGATAAAATGGTGCCTTTCAGTAAATACCTGGAAACCATACTCCCGTTAAAGTTTGGTCTGTCTATTCTCGTTGTGTTCCGTAAATAA
- a CDS encoding TetR/AcrR family transcriptional regulator: protein MTRQRIKDAAILLFNQNGFGGASMRDIAQKAGIEAASIYNHFASKQDLLHGICSETLKPLIQGLQESMAAQKNAAAQLEAYLKYFVSYQTENWSAMQATFTEGRHLEGNFDKAYKKQIKSLEDLLADVLRKGASAKKLNSFDTEMASQSILGALRWKHQTAAKGSKLMGDQAQHVVRLILDGLHKR, encoded by the coding sequence ATGACCAGGCAACGAATTAAAGATGCAGCTATACTCTTGTTCAACCAGAATGGGTTTGGCGGTGCTTCCATGCGAGATATAGCTCAGAAAGCAGGAATCGAAGCTGCAAGTATATATAACCATTTTGCGTCCAAGCAGGACTTGCTGCATGGCATCTGTTCTGAAACCCTGAAGCCATTGATACAAGGTCTTCAGGAAAGTATGGCTGCTCAAAAAAATGCGGCTGCTCAGCTGGAAGCCTATCTGAAATATTTTGTATCCTACCAGACGGAGAACTGGTCTGCCATGCAGGCTACTTTTACTGAAGGTCGTCATCTCGAAGGCAATTTTGACAAAGCGTATAAAAAGCAGATCAAATCTTTGGAAGACCTTCTGGCAGATGTCTTGCGTAAAGGTGCGTCTGCAAAAAAACTCAATAGTTTTGATACTGAAATGGCCAGCCAATCGATTTTGGGTGCTTTGCGCTGGAAACATCAGACAGCAGCTAAAGGATCTAAACTCATGGGCGACCAGGCCCAGCATGTTGTGCGTCTGATCCTGGATGGTTTGCATAAAAGATAA
- a CDS encoding DUF5606 domain-containing protein, translated as MVQIDHIVAVSGSGSLFKMIASKSNGLILEDLESGKSNFFSSRTHQFSPLESIGIYTLSDNIPLKEVYQRFLDAEHNTPLPEEKDADAQYKSYFELLIPEYDRYRVHAKDMKKCLKWYRQLKRFGMIEQGKTEPESNSIPETPQN; from the coding sequence ATGGTACAAATTGATCATATAGTTGCAGTAAGTGGTTCGGGTTCCTTATTTAAAATGATAGCTTCGAAATCCAACGGACTGATTTTGGAAGACCTTGAATCCGGTAAATCCAACTTTTTCTCTTCAAGAACCCACCAATTTTCACCGCTGGAATCCATTGGAATTTATACATTGTCGGATAATATTCCCCTGAAGGAAGTATATCAGCGGTTTTTAGATGCAGAACATAACACTCCACTGCCTGAAGAAAAAGATGCAGATGCCCAGTATAAATCTTATTTCGAATTGCTGATTCCTGAATACGACCGATATCGGGTGCATGCAAAAGATATGAAAAAATGTTTGAAGTGGTACAGACAACTGAAGAGATTTGGAATGATTGAACAAGGTAAAACCGAACCAGAATCAAACAGCATTCCGGAAACACCACAGAATTAA
- a CDS encoding polymer-forming cytoskeletal protein, producing MFGNKSSKEEAARTVTGSPTPQGALNSLVTGTVVEGSVQAESDIRVDGYLKGTLICKGKVIIGPKGTIEGEIKAQNAMIEGRFKGVLHIEDLLQVKETALVDGEINTDKLAVSPGAKFNVTAKMHSSPKTSPSNSVNPVIKPDTIKM from the coding sequence ATGTTTGGGAATAAGAGTTCAAAAGAAGAAGCTGCGAGAACTGTGACCGGAAGTCCAACTCCACAAGGGGCGCTCAACAGCCTGGTTACAGGCACTGTTGTAGAAGGAAGTGTACAAGCCGAAAGCGACATTCGCGTTGATGGCTATTTAAAAGGTACCTTGATATGCAAAGGAAAGGTTATTATTGGCCCTAAAGGAACCATTGAAGGGGAAATCAAAGCCCAAAATGCAATGATTGAAGGTCGTTTTAAAGGCGTTCTCCATATCGAAGATCTTTTACAGGTGAAAGAAACGGCTTTGGTCGACGGTGAGATCAATACCGACAAACTCGCTGTAAGTCCTGGTGCGAAGTTTAATGTAACTGCTAAAATGCATTCGTCACCTAAAACAAGTCCTTCCAATTCGGTCAATCCGGTGATCAAGCCGGACACTATAAAAATGTAA
- a CDS encoding HlyC/CorC family transporter has product MEFAIIMGLILLNGIFSLSEMALVSSRRFKLEQAKKKGIPGAQAALALSDNPTRFLSTVQIGITLIGILLGVYSGENLTRDVAEFIAGIPVFQPYAYQISIGLIVILVTYLSIVFGELLPKRIGMAYPETLAVFFAKPMGIVASITAPFVWLLAASNDLILNLFGIKKTSDSKVSEEEIKSIIKESAQGGEIQDIEQNIVERVFELGDRKVNTLFTHRSDMVYFDSRDDWETVKSKINEEKHSAYPVCDDNDIDNIVGIVLLKDLFLPSSDKKFDLRDYLKEPLYFNENMYAYKILEFFKQKQMHYGIVVDEYGATMGIVTMDDVVDALVGDVTELDQEEYQIIARDEKSWLVDGQYSVIDFIKYFGLELEDNFLDQYTTVAGLIIHLSGTLPKVGDKFVIEPYEMEVIDKDGQRVDKILVTRK; this is encoded by the coding sequence ATGGAATTTGCAATTATTATGGGTCTGATCCTGTTAAACGGGATATTTTCACTTTCTGAAATGGCCCTTGTATCATCCCGGCGATTCAAACTCGAGCAAGCAAAAAAGAAGGGAATACCTGGCGCACAGGCAGCCCTTGCACTCTCGGATAATCCAACGCGGTTTCTTTCAACAGTACAGATCGGAATAACTTTAATAGGGATATTATTGGGTGTGTACAGCGGTGAAAATCTGACCCGGGATGTTGCTGAATTTATTGCAGGCATTCCTGTTTTCCAGCCCTATGCTTATCAGATTTCGATAGGACTCATCGTTATTCTCGTGACGTATCTTTCTATTGTTTTCGGAGAATTGCTTCCCAAGAGAATTGGAATGGCTTATCCTGAAACGCTTGCTGTCTTTTTTGCGAAGCCCATGGGAATTGTAGCCAGTATTACTGCGCCATTTGTCTGGTTGCTTGCTGCTTCGAATGATTTGATACTAAATTTGTTTGGGATCAAAAAAACCAGCGACAGTAAAGTATCCGAAGAGGAAATAAAATCCATCATCAAGGAAAGTGCACAGGGAGGTGAAATACAGGATATCGAGCAAAATATTGTTGAACGGGTTTTTGAATTGGGAGACCGGAAAGTAAATACTTTATTTACGCACCGCAGCGATATGGTTTATTTCGACTCTCGGGACGATTGGGAAACTGTAAAGTCAAAAATAAATGAAGAAAAACACTCCGCATATCCCGTATGCGATGATAATGACATTGACAACATTGTCGGTATTGTTTTGTTGAAGGATTTATTTTTACCTTCATCGGATAAGAAATTTGATCTGCGCGATTACCTGAAAGAACCTCTTTATTTCAACGAAAATATGTATGCCTATAAAATATTAGAGTTCTTTAAACAAAAGCAAATGCATTATGGGATCGTTGTAGATGAATACGGCGCTACGATGGGAATTGTAACTATGGATGATGTTGTTGATGCATTGGTTGGCGATGTGACCGAACTGGACCAGGAGGAATATCAGATCATTGCCCGCGATGAAAAAAGCTGGTTGGTTGATGGCCAATATTCAGTAATCGATTTTATTAAATATTTTGGACTGGAACTCGAAGATAATTTTTTGGATCAATACACAACCGTTGCTGGTCTAATTATTCATCTCAGTGGAACCTTGCCTAAAGTTGGAGATAAATTTGTCATCGAACCATACGAAATGGAAGTTATTGATAAAGACGGACAGCGGGTAGATAAAATACTGGTGACGAGGAAATAG
- a CDS encoding AtpZ/AtpI family protein, whose product MSRYDLKGNKVLRYSGLATQIFISIALAAWLGKWLDHKMELTKPLWSAGLSMLMLIMQIVWLNYDLKKLDK is encoded by the coding sequence ATGAGTCGATACGATCTAAAAGGCAACAAAGTATTGAGGTATTCCGGTTTAGCCACTCAAATTTTTATTTCCATTGCTTTGGCTGCCTGGCTCGGAAAATGGTTAGATCATAAAATGGAATTAACCAAACCTCTGTGGTCTGCAGGCCTCAGTATGCTTATGTTGATTATGCAAATAGTATGGTTGAATTACGACCTCAAAAAACTGGATAAATGA
- a CDS encoding acetate--CoA ligase family protein codes for MIIKQLLEPRSIAVIGASENTVKPGGKVIANLINGHFKGKLYGVNKHPIHIAGVEHIQQVEQLPPVDLAIISIPANNCLHVVTQLLNKGTKAFIIFSAGFAESDSEGKALEAQIAKAVDEAGGTMIGPNCIGVINNYYKAVFTLPVPEFDPRGCELISSSGATAVFIMEAGMAAGLRFSNIYSIGNGGQTSAEDLLEHMDQNHQDDSPPIKLLYLESINNPFKFMKHAASLVRKGCKIAAIKSGYSEAGQRAASSHTGALATSDILIRALFKKSGVVYCSSRDELIYLGCIFQTKHLNGPNLAIITHAGGSAVMLTDTLTSGGLKVPRLANEDTQKLLSKLNPGSSVSNPIDFLATGTGEQLSAIIDYCENEKEVDGMIVVFGSPGLLTSVSDVYMRIHQKIEGCNKPIYPVLPSLINAKSEIEEFLSKHHVNFPDEVTLGKALPFAYFSPQPTFGMTHLVPMETATIRSLVSQLDNGYLDPLQTRELLMAAGIQMVETIVCYSLETLLAASEKMNYPMVLKAVGPVHKTESGGVLLNLQSKEQLAAGYEKLLSKREVIAVQLQEMIDGEELFCGAVRQGQFGHLVLCGLGGIFLEVINDVANGLAPLNDEEAHEMIHSLKAYKIIKGYRNRPGVNEHVFADVIKRVASLVHLAPEIAELDVNPLKGNGARLIAVDARIRIEK; via the coding sequence AACAGCTCCTTGAACCCAGAAGTATTGCCGTCATTGGTGCATCTGAAAATACTGTAAAACCAGGAGGAAAGGTCATTGCCAACTTAATAAATGGCCATTTTAAAGGAAAGCTATATGGGGTCAACAAGCACCCGATCCATATAGCAGGTGTCGAACACATTCAACAGGTAGAACAATTACCTCCGGTAGACCTGGCGATTATTTCAATCCCGGCTAACAATTGTTTGCATGTGGTTACCCAGCTTCTGAACAAGGGCACAAAAGCTTTTATCATTTTTTCTGCTGGATTTGCAGAAAGTGATTCCGAGGGAAAAGCTTTAGAAGCTCAAATCGCAAAGGCTGTAGATGAAGCCGGTGGAACCATGATTGGTCCCAATTGCATTGGCGTCATCAATAATTATTACAAAGCTGTTTTTACACTACCGGTTCCGGAATTTGATCCTCGTGGATGTGAATTGATTTCGAGCTCGGGGGCCACCGCAGTCTTTATCATGGAAGCCGGCATGGCTGCCGGGTTGCGTTTTTCAAATATATACTCCATTGGCAACGGCGGACAAACCAGCGCTGAAGATTTGTTGGAGCACATGGACCAGAATCATCAGGATGATAGTCCGCCCATAAAATTGCTCTACCTGGAAAGCATCAACAATCCATTCAAATTCATGAAACATGCTGCATCTTTGGTGAGAAAGGGTTGTAAAATAGCTGCCATTAAATCGGGTTACTCCGAGGCAGGCCAAAGGGCCGCATCATCGCATACCGGAGCGCTGGCAACTTCAGACATTTTGATAAGAGCGTTATTCAAAAAATCAGGAGTCGTTTATTGCAGCAGCAGGGATGAGTTGATATATCTCGGTTGTATTTTTCAAACAAAACATCTGAATGGACCAAATCTGGCTATCATTACACATGCGGGAGGGAGTGCCGTCATGCTTACCGACACACTCACATCCGGCGGATTAAAAGTACCTAGGCTGGCCAATGAAGATACACAAAAGTTGCTCTCCAAATTGAATCCGGGATCCTCCGTATCCAATCCCATAGATTTTTTAGCAACCGGAACAGGCGAACAACTTTCGGCAATTATCGATTATTGTGAAAATGAAAAGGAAGTTGATGGGATGATCGTCGTCTTTGGAAGTCCGGGACTACTAACAAGTGTTAGTGACGTTTACATGCGTATCCATCAAAAAATTGAAGGATGCAATAAGCCCATCTATCCCGTTTTACCATCCTTGATCAATGCAAAATCTGAAATTGAAGAATTTTTATCAAAACATCATGTGAATTTTCCGGATGAAGTAACCCTTGGAAAAGCATTACCTTTTGCTTATTTCAGTCCCCAACCTACCTTTGGTATGACTCATCTGGTTCCTATGGAAACGGCAACGATCAGAAGTCTGGTTTCACAACTGGACAATGGATATCTGGATCCTCTGCAAACCAGGGAATTACTCATGGCCGCAGGGATTCAAATGGTCGAAACCATAGTATGTTACAGCCTGGAAACTTTGCTTGCAGCTTCAGAAAAAATGAATTACCCCATGGTTCTCAAAGCCGTAGGCCCAGTCCATAAAACAGAATCCGGAGGAGTCCTGTTAAATCTACAATCAAAAGAACAATTGGCTGCCGGATACGAAAAGTTATTATCGAAAAGGGAGGTAATTGCTGTTCAGCTTCAGGAAATGATTGACGGCGAAGAATTATTTTGTGGAGCAGTCAGACAAGGTCAGTTTGGGCATCTCGTTCTATGCGGCCTTGGTGGTATTTTCCTTGAAGTGATCAATGATGTAGCGAATGGACTTGCTCCACTAAACGATGAAGAAGCTCATGAAATGATACATTCTTTAAAGGCTTACAAAATAATTAAAGGTTACAGGAACAGACCCGGAGTGAATGAACATGTTTTTGCAGACGTCATTAAAAGGGTAGCGTCGTTGGTCCATCTAGCGCCCGAAATTGCAGAATTGGATGTAAACCCCCTCAAAGGCAATGGTGCGCGATTGATTGCTGTTGATGCCAGGATCAGAATTGAAAAATAA
- a CDS encoding PorP/SprF family type IX secretion system membrane protein: MMRLLALFVLLISLNLNAQDIHFSQFYMSPTNLNPAMTGVMNCKMRFVANYRNQWAPILGFANSFNTYNLSFDQKIPVGRYDYFGFGGTFWGDKAGSLDFSTIQFKLSGSYSKRMSGTRTSSNYLVFGAEAGLNQRGVKFHNAIWGNQITTNGPDPNIPGDPAIFDPSFLFADVSVGVLWFSVLDKHNNFYVGGALSHLNEPLQNNIEEGTPGYIPAPLYSKLTIHGGGVFRLNRRSAIIPGFVTFFQGPSFQLNLGTSFRFGSGQSRTNESSFQLGLWSRLANKYKDPASTGIHMDALILSARFDYQKYGFGLSYDINTSSLRNANAGNNSFELSFIYNICGPERRGIYCPNF; encoded by the coding sequence ATGATGCGATTATTGGCTTTATTTGTCTTATTGATCAGCCTGAACCTTAATGCTCAGGACATCCACTTTTCTCAATTTTACATGTCTCCAACCAATTTGAATCCGGCGATGACCGGCGTTATGAATTGTAAAATGAGATTTGTTGCAAATTACAGAAACCAGTGGGCCCCTATTTTGGGGTTTGCAAATTCATTTAACACCTATAATTTATCATTTGACCAGAAGATACCCGTAGGCAGGTACGATTATTTCGGATTTGGGGGCACATTTTGGGGTGATAAAGCAGGTTCACTGGATTTCAGCACCATTCAATTCAAATTGTCGGGTTCTTACAGTAAAAGAATGTCGGGAACAAGGACATCCTCAAACTATTTGGTTTTTGGAGCAGAAGCCGGCCTGAATCAAAGGGGTGTTAAATTTCACAACGCCATCTGGGGGAACCAGATCACGACCAATGGACCCGATCCCAATATTCCGGGAGATCCGGCAATTTTTGACCCCAGCTTTTTATTTGCCGATGTTTCGGTCGGGGTATTGTGGTTCAGCGTATTGGATAAACACAACAACTTTTATGTAGGGGGGGCTTTAAGTCACTTGAACGAGCCTCTGCAGAACAATATTGAAGAAGGCACACCGGGTTATATTCCTGCTCCGCTTTATTCAAAATTAACCATTCATGGGGGTGGAGTTTTCCGGCTCAACAGAAGAAGCGCTATCATACCTGGTTTTGTTACATTTTTTCAGGGCCCATCGTTTCAGCTTAATCTCGGAACCAGCTTCCGTTTTGGCTCCGGTCAATCCAGAACAAACGAAAGTTCTTTCCAGTTAGGATTATGGTCCCGTTTGGCTAATAAATATAAAGATCCCGCTTCTACCGGCATTCACATGGATGCATTAATTCTTTCCGCAAGATTTGATTACCAGAAGTATGGATTTGGATTGAGCTATGATATCAATACTTCCAGTTTGCGCAATGCCAATGCAGGAAACAACTCATTTGAATTGTCCTTCATTTATAACATTTGCGGACCTGAAAGAAGAGGAATTTATTGTCCGAATTTTTAA